CATAAAGAAAACTAATGAAATACAGGGTAATGAGCCCGATGAGTGAGAGTCCAATCGCGTGGTTAATGAGTTCCACATTCATTTTCCACCCTCCAGCACGGCTTTTAGGTCGTCAACAACCGCAGAATACCACTCGTCGGCTAGGATCTCGAGGTTCAGGTAGTGTTTTTCGAGAACCCCACGCTCGGCGCGGCCCTGAATGAAGTTGATGACTTCAAAGGGGCACCCTTGCCTTGCTAGGAACGTCGCAAACCACTCCCGCACCGCCGAGGCCGAAAACTGGACGCTCTTCTCAGTGTTTCTGACGGCACGAAGCTTGACGCGGAGCCTGTTCTTCACGTGCTCGTAGTCGAGAGGAAGCTGCTCAAGTTCTGAAAGCGCGAAGTCGCGAGGCAGGTAAGCATAGAAAGCCTTTTTCTGGCCTTTATGGCGGTGTAGCGGGTATTTTGCTATGTTCTTATGCTCAGGTGGCAAAATTAGCTTCGCAGGGTCATACTCATTGAAGAGCTCGACCACGGCCCTAAGCCGCAGGCCGGAATAGACGAGGGCTTTGTAGATAGCCGCGAGAATGGCGTCTTTCTGCTCATAGTACTCCAGAGCGGCCCTAATCTGCTCGTCTGAAACATTCACCTTCCGCGGCTGGACGGGCTTGGTCCAGATGATTTCCTTCAGATCCAGATGCTGCTCGCGGGTTATTACTCCCCTGCTCTTGAGG
This is a stretch of genomic DNA from Thermococcus sp. MV5. It encodes these proteins:
- a CDS encoding integrase encodes the protein RPGFEPGARARKLQSSSQMPLNTLWSLHKEAYQKWLSLRVATEETKRRYPATLEKFFSTYTIQSYEDLQEALMSVEYKRHITKALRSFVNFLKSRGVITREQHLDLKEIIWTKPVQPRKVNVSDEQIRAALEYYEQKDAILAAIYKALVYSGLRLRAVVELFNEYDPAKLILPPEHKNIAKYPLHRHKGQKKAFYAYLPRDFALSELEQLPLDYEHVKNRLRVKLRAVRNTEKSVQFSASAVREWFATFLARQGCPFEVINFIQGRAERGVLEKHYLNLEILADEWYSAVVDDLKAVLEGGK